Proteins from a single region of Meriones unguiculatus strain TT.TT164.6M chromosome 21, Bangor_MerUng_6.1, whole genome shotgun sequence:
- the LOC110548912 gene encoding basic proline-rich protein-like, protein MAPAASCVMRPVKLPDEQPLGDSDRANPNHSPTNCEQDEWGKRALSKHPDPSLTRRKGKNSFSELGRRWRRRPLARGSGPGSADLTLDSHPRRASGIFQAGCRCLRGKVRAGHVTRRGFQVCTVQGCRRPAKRCPAPQSPEAPRHTRRPATPGSPLGSRVHPALALPPVPGSGPPRRRGAAPATVRCPEKGAPAPLPPPGARSRGPAPRSRRREDARGGPARAGEGPPSPPPPSAPRGRPRASPPHRGRPPSACAQRRRACRPHSPHPLRELVTSCPRPISVRGQSVAPCRRRETSPLPRPLRPLATALARAGRGRGGRERTAAAAGKFPDASAPPRGPRWGTRAPPRPSPKPGGPLQVERRRGEPGAARPLPRRGAPRSRPLRRQLLRPLRPAVPPVNRLRPPPAARRPPPARRPGARRAAAARGRGEPWRFRVRAAAAGGLFEGARRAAARGAPREAPAGAAPGRGPPRPRRAPGRRRRPPRELRKLGAPGGAEPGRPGESPPHAGGCAGRRSAARGAPRPPLRPARRGEARPRPPALPAGPRPCAALRSLRAGRRVSG, encoded by the exons ATGGCCCCGGCTGCCAGCTGTGTGATGCGTCCAGTCAAGCTCCCGGACGAGCAGCCGCTTGGTGACTCAGACAGGGCTAACCCGAATCACTCGCCTACAAACTGCGAGC AGGATGAATGGGGCAAACGGGCGCTCTCAAAGCACCCCGACCCATCGCTGACACGTCGCAAGGGCAAGAATTCCTTCTCAGAGTTGGGAAGAAGGTGGAGGCGGCGGCCGCTCGCGAGGGGAAGCGGCCCGGGGTCTGCAGATTTGACATTAGACAGCCATCCTCGTCGAGCTTCGGGGATTTTCCAAGCAGGATGCCGCTGCCTACGCGGGAAAGTGCGTGCTGGCCATGTGACCCGCCGTGGCTTTCAGGTCTGCACCGTCCAGGGGTGCCGACGTCCCGCCAAGCGGTGTCCTGCTCCCCAGTCCCCGGAGGCGCCCCGACACACGCGCCGGCCGGCCACCCCGGGCAGCCCTCTGGGGTCACGAGTCCACCCCGCGCTCGCGCTCCCTCCTGTCCCGGGTTCGGGCCCACCGAGGCGCCGAGGCGCAGCGCCGGCGACGGTTCGGTGCCCGGAGAAGGGCGCGCCCGCGCCTCTCCCACCCCCGGGCGCACGCAGCCGGGGGCCGGCGCCCCGCAGCCGCCGGCGGGAGGACGCGCGGGGCGGGCCGGCGCGCGCCGGCGAGGGCCCGCCATCCCCCCCGCCGCCCTCCGCCCCCCGAGGCCGGCCCCGCGCGTCGCCTCCCCACCGGGGCCGCCCGCCCAGCGCATGCGCGCAGCGCCGCCGGGCGTGCCGGCCACACTCCCCCCACCCACTCCGGGAGCTTGTCACTTCCTGCCCGCGCCCCATCTCCGTCCGGGGTCAGTCCGTCGCTCCGTGTCGCCGCCGGGAGACTTCTCCGCTTCCTCGCCCGCTCCGTCCCCTCGCCACGGCGCTCGCTCGGGCCGGCCGGGGAAGGGGCGGCCGAGAGAGGACCGCGGCGGCCGCAGGAAAGTTTCCCGACGCCTCCGCTCCCCCGAGAGGCCCCAGGTGGGGGACCCGCGCGCCTCCCCGCCCCTCTCCAAAGCCCGGGGGACCGTTGCAGGTGGAGCGGCGCCGAGGGGAGCCGGGCGCGGCGCGGCCGTTGCCCCGGCGAGGGGCGCCCCGGTCCCGGCCGCTCCGCCGCCAGCTCCTGCGGCCGCTGCGCCCGGCGGTTCCTCCTGTCAACCGCctgcgcccgccgcccgccgcccgccgcccgccgcccgcccgccGGCCCGGAGCGCGGAGGGCCGCCGCGGCCCGAGGACGTGGGGAGCCGTGGCGCTTCCGCgtccgcgccgccgccgccgggggACTCTTTGAGGGAGCGCGCCGGGCCGCAGCCCGCGGGGCTCCGCGCGAGGCGCCGGCCGGGGCCGCGCCAGGTAGGGGCCCCCCTCGGCCGCGCCGTGcgcccggccgccgccgccgcccgccccgGGAGTTGAGGAAGTTGGGCGCACCGGGCGGCGCGGAGCCCGGGCGCCCCGGGGAGAGCCCGCCGCACGCGGGAGGGTGCGCGGGCCGCCGCTCGGCCGCGCGGGGGGCCCCGCGTCCGCCCCTGCGCCCGGCGCGGCGCGGCGAGGCGAGGCCGCGGCCGCCTGCGCTGCCCGCCGGGCCTCGGCCGTGCGCCGCGCTGCGCTCGCTGCGCGCCGGACGCCGCGTTTCCGGGTAG